A single window of Sphingobacterium sp. ML3W DNA harbors:
- a CDS encoding Hpt domain-containing protein, whose amino-acid sequence MYKHISPTIIQQSMFNNQDMIKEFIALYRTQTPIDFKKIEIAVIEQQFQKICDAAHHIKPTMEYIGASHIKDALQEMEMLAQENKEFSIIQNEFETLKSHFTELFMELEQYETSL is encoded by the coding sequence ATGTATAAACACATAAGCCCAACCATTATCCAACAGAGTATGTTTAACAATCAGGATATGATTAAAGAATTCATAGCGCTGTACAGAACGCAAACCCCCATAGACTTCAAAAAAATAGAAATCGCAGTTATTGAACAGCAGTTTCAAAAGATATGTGATGCAGCACACCATATAAAACCCACAATGGAATATATTGGTGCTAGCCATATCAAAGATGCCCTGCAAGAAATGGAAATGCTGGCCCAAGAGAATAAAGAATTCAGTATTATTCAAAATGAATTTGAGACATTAAAATCACATTTCACCGAACTATTCATGGAGTTGGAACAGTATGAAACATCCTTATAA
- a CDS encoding CDP-alcohol phosphatidyltransferase family protein → MKKHIPNTITCLNLLSGCIGVLMALKGDYMATAYCVLASGIFDFFDGMVARLLHVKSNIGKELDSLADMVSFGFLPGAILYKLLGDVFVNEPVFAYLGFFVTVFSAVRLAKFNLDERQTTDFIGLNTPMNTFYVLSLPFIADKYPEIILNPYFLLISIAVTSYLLISEIKLFSMKLSSLSWAENKYKFIFVILAVVLFAIFQFLALPIILIVYILLSFLHFQRLK, encoded by the coding sequence ATGAAAAAACATATTCCTAATACCATAACGTGCTTAAATCTACTGAGTGGATGTATCGGGGTTTTAATGGCACTTAAAGGTGATTATATGGCGACAGCTTATTGCGTATTGGCCTCCGGTATATTTGATTTTTTCGATGGTATGGTCGCTAGACTGTTGCATGTGAAATCGAATATTGGTAAAGAATTAGATTCGTTGGCTGATATGGTGAGTTTTGGTTTCTTGCCAGGAGCCATTCTTTATAAGCTGTTGGGGGATGTGTTTGTTAATGAGCCAGTATTTGCTTACTTAGGTTTTTTTGTGACTGTTTTTTCTGCAGTACGATTGGCGAAGTTTAATCTTGATGAGCGTCAAACTACAGATTTTATAGGATTAAATACACCGATGAATACTTTCTATGTTTTATCGTTGCCTTTTATCGCCGATAAGTACCCAGAAATCATCCTAAATCCCTATTTCCTTTTAATCAGTATAGCTGTTACAAGTTATTTATTGATCAGTGAAATCAAGTTGTTCTCCATGAAGCTATCTTCGCTGTCTTGGGCAGAGAATAAGTATAAGTTTATCTTTGTTATTTTGGCAGTTGTACTTTTTGCTATTTTTCAATTTCTAGCTTTGCCTATCATACTTATTGTTTACATTTTGCTATCATTTTTACATTTTCAGCGTTTGAAATAG
- the rho gene encoding transcription termination factor Rho yields the protein MDINELNAKLVSELREIAKLIGIGDADKLRKQELIEKIISTGDESENTSEAKEENLDESTERPRKRIRTAAVKSSEPVTIRKKENEEIDSADSQVAPSESEENIKTTPVIKSTPSKVESTSSNADFDNVIVNEGVLEIMPDGYGFLRSSDYNYLTSPDDIYVSQSQIKLFGLKTGDTVRGSIRPPKEGEKYFPLVRVEAINGQNPAEIRDRVPFDFLTPLFPTERLNLDLGTSNYSTRIMDLFTPIGKGQRGLIVAQPKTGKTNLLKEVANAIAKNHPEVYLIILLIDERPEEVTDMSRSVRAEVVSSTFDEPAERHVKIANIVLEKAKRMVECGHDVVILLDSITRLARAYNTVAPASGKILSGGVDANALHKPKRFFGAARNIEHGGSLTILATALTETGSKMDEVIFEEFKGTGNMELQLDRKLANKRIFPAIDLTASSTRRDDLLMDKESIRRLWVLRNHLADMNSNEAMEFLLAQMRGTKSNEEFLISMNG from the coding sequence ATGGATATTAATGAATTAAATGCAAAACTCGTGTCTGAATTACGCGAAATTGCAAAATTAATAGGTATCGGTGACGCTGATAAGCTTAGAAAGCAAGAGCTAATTGAAAAAATTATCAGTACTGGTGATGAGTCCGAAAATACTTCTGAAGCAAAGGAAGAGAATCTTGATGAATCAACTGAGAGACCTAGAAAAAGAATAAGAACAGCAGCAGTAAAATCATCAGAGCCTGTTACTATTCGGAAAAAAGAAAACGAAGAAATAGATTCAGCTGATAGTCAAGTAGCCCCATCAGAATCTGAAGAAAATATAAAAACAACTCCAGTAATAAAATCAACACCTTCAAAAGTAGAATCAACTTCATCTAATGCAGATTTTGATAATGTTATTGTCAATGAAGGGGTATTGGAGATCATGCCTGATGGCTATGGTTTTTTACGTTCATCCGATTATAACTATTTAACTTCTCCTGATGATATCTATGTTTCTCAGTCACAAATCAAATTATTTGGTTTGAAAACTGGAGATACGGTTAGAGGTAGTATCAGACCTCCGAAAGAAGGTGAGAAATATTTCCCATTGGTACGCGTAGAAGCCATCAATGGTCAAAACCCTGCGGAAATTCGTGACCGTGTTCCTTTTGATTTCTTAACACCATTATTCCCTACTGAACGTTTGAATTTGGATTTGGGTACGAGTAACTATTCGACACGTATCATGGATCTGTTTACACCGATAGGTAAGGGACAACGTGGTCTTATCGTAGCTCAACCAAAAACGGGTAAAACAAATTTATTAAAAGAGGTTGCAAATGCGATCGCTAAAAATCATCCTGAAGTCTATTTAATTATTTTATTAATTGATGAAAGACCTGAGGAGGTTACAGATATGTCGAGAAGTGTGCGTGCTGAAGTTGTTTCATCTACTTTTGATGAACCAGCAGAACGTCACGTGAAAATCGCGAATATCGTTTTAGAGAAAGCAAAACGTATGGTTGAATGTGGCCATGATGTTGTGATTTTACTAGATTCTATTACACGTCTGGCTCGTGCTTATAACACGGTTGCTCCTGCATCGGGTAAAATCTTATCTGGTGGTGTGGATGCAAATGCTTTACATAAACCAAAACGTTTCTTCGGTGCTGCACGTAATATTGAGCATGGAGGTTCATTGACTATTTTAGCAACAGCGCTTACAGAGACTGGATCTAAAATGGACGAGGTTATTTTCGAAGAGTTTAAAGGTACTGGTAACATGGAGTTACAATTGGATCGTAAATTGGCGAACAAACGTATTTTCCCTGCTATCGATTTGACTGCTTCAAGTACGCGTCGTGATGATTTATTAATGGACAAAGAATCTATCCGTCGTCTGTGGGTATTACGTAATCACTTGGCAGATATGAATTCGAACGAAGCGATGGAATTTTTATTAGCGCAAATGCGTGGTACTAAGTCCAATGAAGAGTTTTTGATTAGTATGAATGGGTAA
- the sppA gene encoding signal peptide peptidase SppA, translated as MKSFFKYVLATVTGIVISTVVLFIITLGIIGAIVSSASSEKDVVVKDNSILYLSFNHSISERSVENPFGSLDIPGYNTKNIGLDDIIARIKNAKVDSKIKGIYMDASSIATGFASLKEIRDVLLDFKSSGKFIVSYNESYSQKAYYIASVSDKIYVNPEGVIDFKGLASSTMFMKDAFDKLGVDMQVVKVGTFKSAVEPYFLNEMSEANRLQVNSYLGSIYRTFIDEISSSRGVSADSLDMIARNYLVRNADDAVRYKLADAKLYKDELITELKTRIKVDAKDDLSTVSLLDYKFKNPSADESTQVAVLFAEGAIVGGEGQKGEIGSDKISRELRKLREDDKVKAVVFRVNSPGGSALASDVIWREVELTKKVKPIVVSMGDYAASGGYYISAAADSIFAENNTITGSIGVFGVIPNFKNLLNTKIGIHFDGVKTGKFSDLGMVPDRPLTAEERDIIQIEVDRVYQTFMKRVSDGRKITIAQVDSIGQGRVWTGQQALKMGLVDRIGGIDDAIQSAAKKAKIDSYSIKQYPAKEDALSMFLSTSKEKVQIWMAEQQMGEFYQYFNVIKNVSGQSGIMAKLPYSIEIH; from the coding sequence ATGAAATCATTTTTTAAATATGTACTTGCTACTGTCACTGGAATCGTGATTTCAACAGTAGTGTTATTTATTATAACATTAGGTATTATTGGTGCTATAGTAAGTTCTGCTTCTTCTGAGAAAGATGTGGTGGTGAAAGATAATTCTATTCTATATCTTTCCTTTAATCACTCGATTTCAGAACGGTCTGTCGAAAATCCTTTTGGTTCGCTTGATATTCCTGGATATAACACTAAAAACATAGGCTTAGATGATATTATCGCAAGGATAAAAAATGCAAAGGTGGATAGTAAAATAAAAGGTATTTATATGGATGCTAGTTCCATTGCTACTGGATTTGCTAGTCTAAAGGAAATTAGAGATGTCTTATTGGATTTTAAATCCTCGGGCAAGTTTATCGTTTCTTATAATGAGAGCTACTCTCAAAAAGCCTATTATATCGCGAGTGTTTCCGATAAGATATATGTGAATCCTGAAGGAGTTATTGACTTTAAAGGTTTAGCAAGTTCTACGATGTTTATGAAAGATGCCTTTGATAAACTGGGTGTCGATATGCAGGTTGTAAAAGTAGGAACTTTTAAAAGTGCAGTGGAGCCTTATTTTTTAAATGAAATGAGTGAGGCGAATCGTTTACAAGTTAATTCATATTTAGGTAGTATTTACCGAACTTTTATTGATGAAATTTCATCTTCTAGGGGAGTTTCAGCCGATTCGTTGGATATGATAGCACGTAATTATCTCGTTCGCAATGCTGATGATGCTGTGCGTTATAAATTGGCCGATGCTAAACTTTATAAAGATGAACTTATTACGGAGTTGAAGACTAGGATAAAGGTTGATGCGAAAGATGATTTGTCTACGGTTTCTTTATTAGATTATAAATTTAAAAATCCTAGTGCAGATGAATCGACACAAGTAGCTGTTCTATTTGCTGAAGGTGCTATTGTTGGTGGTGAGGGCCAAAAAGGTGAAATTGGTTCTGATAAAATCTCTAGAGAGCTACGTAAATTGCGTGAAGATGATAAAGTAAAGGCAGTTGTTTTTCGGGTGAATTCTCCAGGGGGCTCGGCTTTAGCTTCTGATGTTATTTGGAGAGAAGTTGAGTTGACGAAGAAGGTGAAACCAATCGTTGTTTCAATGGGTGATTATGCTGCATCTGGAGGGTATTATATCTCGGCGGCAGCGGATTCGATTTTTGCTGAAAATAATACTATTACGGGTTCAATCGGTGTTTTTGGTGTAATTCCAAATTTTAAAAATTTATTGAACACTAAGATTGGAATTCACTTTGATGGTGTTAAAACGGGCAAATTTTCGGATTTGGGCATGGTTCCAGATAGACCTTTAACAGCGGAGGAGCGTGATATCATCCAGATTGAGGTCGACCGTGTTTACCAAACTTTTATGAAGCGTGTTTCAGATGGTCGTAAAATAACAATTGCCCAGGTGGATAGTATCGGTCAGGGACGGGTGTGGACCGGACAACAGGCTTTAAAAATGGGTCTAGTGGATCGTATTGGTGGCATCGATGATGCAATTCAATCTGCTGCTAAAAAAGCAAAAATAGATTCGTATTCGATAAAGCAATATCCTGCTAAAGAGGATGCCTTGTCTATGTTCTTATCTACATCTAAAGAAAAAGTCCAGATTTGGATGGCTGAGCAGCAAATGGGTGAGTTTTATCAATATTTTAATGTTATAAAAAATGTTTCTGGTCAATCAGGTATTATGGCAAAACTGCCATATTCGATTGAAATTCATTAA
- a CDS encoding YbaB/EbfC family nucleoid-associated protein — protein MFDKLFQAQQKAEEIKQRLNHISVFGEAEGGLIKVVATANKEIKEITIDPIFLGNADKEELEELLVVALNKALTQAEQVSQAEMSAASQDMLGGLGGLFNQ, from the coding sequence ATGTTTGATAAATTATTCCAAGCGCAACAGAAGGCAGAAGAAATTAAACAAAGATTAAATCATATTTCTGTTTTTGGGGAGGCTGAGGGTGGATTGATAAAAGTCGTTGCCACAGCTAATAAAGAAATTAAAGAAATTACCATTGATCCTATCTTTTTGGGTAATGCTGATAAAGAGGAGTTGGAGGAACTACTTGTCGTAGCTTTGAATAAAGCACTGACACAAGCAGAACAGGTTAGTCAGGCTGAGATGTCGGCTGCGAGTCAGGATATGCTTGGTGGTTTAGGAGGTTTATTTAATCAGTAA
- a CDS encoding metal-dependent hydrolase, which produces MTATYYGQSCVAFDFDGHNVLLDPFISYNPLAKSIDVNSLLPEYIFLSHGHQDHVADMAQIQKNSQATVAAIVETAAWVRKQGVPDDKVIEFNLGGTIKTTFGTVKMVYALHTNSTPDGQYGGFPVGFILYSGNKKIYFAGDTGLTMEMKLLAGLGLDWAFLPIGGHYTMDVDDAVRAAEFINCDKIVGIHYDTFPPIVIDKEKALAKFANSGKTLYLPAIGESIEL; this is translated from the coding sequence ATGACAGCAACCTATTACGGACAATCGTGTGTAGCGTTTGATTTTGACGGGCACAATGTGCTATTGGATCCTTTTATCAGCTATAATCCGCTAGCCAAATCAATCGATGTAAACAGCCTCTTGCCTGAGTATATCTTTTTAAGTCATGGTCATCAAGATCATGTAGCTGATATGGCGCAGATTCAAAAGAATAGCCAGGCAACTGTTGCTGCAATTGTTGAAACTGCAGCGTGGGTAAGGAAGCAAGGTGTTCCAGATGATAAAGTAATCGAATTTAATCTCGGAGGGACTATTAAGACTACTTTTGGCACCGTTAAAATGGTATATGCATTGCATACCAACAGTACTCCTGATGGGCAGTATGGAGGTTTCCCTGTAGGCTTTATCTTGTATTCCGGCAATAAGAAAATCTATTTTGCTGGAGATACTGGCCTTACCATGGAGATGAAGCTTTTGGCAGGTCTGGGTCTTGATTGGGCTTTTTTACCAATAGGTGGCCATTATACCATGGATGTTGATGATGCGGTTAGAGCAGCTGAATTTATCAATTGTGATAAGATTGTAGGGATCCATTACGATACTTTTCCTCCTATCGTTATTGATAAAGAAAAGGCATTAGCGAAGTTCGCAAATTCTGGTAAGACACTTTATTTACCAGCAATTGGAGAATCAATCGAATTATAA
- a CDS encoding UDP-2,3-diacylglucosamine diphosphatase, with translation MKRNLDIVVLSDIHLGTHGSHAKELLYYLESIAPKMLILNGDIIDIWQFKKSYFPSEHLHVIKKIIDLSANGTEVYYITGNHDEMLRKFADLKLGNIKLTNKLLLSLNNKKAWIFHGDVFDASIHHSKWLAKLGGWGYDKLIQLNHCINWFLLKMGKEKYSLSKKIKNSVKKAVKYISDFEETATELAIEKNYDYVICGHIHQPQIKEVITRKGTVTYMNSGDWVENLSSLEYHNGEWTLFHYEDYKESILKNKLTETPLFTLEDLKKLVTI, from the coding sequence ATGAAACGAAACCTAGATATTGTAGTATTATCAGACATTCATCTCGGAACACATGGAAGTCACGCTAAAGAGTTACTTTATTACTTGGAGTCCATCGCTCCAAAAATGCTGATTTTGAATGGTGATATAATCGATATCTGGCAATTCAAAAAAAGCTACTTTCCATCCGAACACCTACATGTTATCAAAAAAATAATTGATTTAAGTGCTAATGGAACGGAGGTTTATTACATTACGGGAAACCACGATGAAATGCTTCGGAAATTTGCCGACTTAAAACTGGGTAATATCAAATTGACCAACAAGCTCTTACTTTCACTCAACAACAAGAAAGCATGGATTTTCCACGGAGATGTATTTGATGCCTCCATTCATCATTCCAAATGGTTAGCAAAATTAGGGGGATGGGGTTATGACAAACTCATCCAATTGAATCATTGTATCAATTGGTTTCTATTGAAAATGGGGAAAGAGAAATATTCATTATCAAAAAAGATAAAGAATAGTGTCAAAAAAGCGGTTAAATACATCTCAGATTTTGAAGAGACAGCAACAGAGCTCGCTATCGAAAAGAATTACGATTATGTAATCTGTGGGCACATACATCAACCACAGATAAAAGAAGTCATCACAAGAAAAGGTACTGTCACCTATATGAATTCAGGTGATTGGGTTGAGAATTTAAGTAGTTTAGAATATCATAATGGTGAATGGACCTTATTTCATTACGAAGATTATAAAGAATCCATTCTGAAAAATAAACTAACCGAAACACCACTATTCACTTTAGAAGATTTAAAAAAATTAGTAACGATATAA
- a CDS encoding glucose transporter has translation MENKLIKTNYPALYTLIIVFFFWGFIAAGNSVFIPFCKNYFHLDQFQSQLIDFAFYTAYYLGALLLFIFSTFSGKDLVGRWGYKKSIVYGLLFSALGAAAMIVAVEVNVYVGMLLGLFTVALGFSLQQTAANPFAVLLGDPKTGSSRVNLGGGINSFGTTIGPLVIGFALFGTFETISDSEIANLPLDKVVYLYIGVGLLFLLAASLFYFSKKVPAGISNEPMEKANKALNTLVIMTILLFAMFAPVFLSYKSDVALQLEQLQGQLKNLTDQVSIDELKLHIKEIAHPLEIQRMLWLAGALIVVIGGLIFANVKAQKNPEGWGAMKYPQLVLGMIALFLYVGVEVAIGSNLGELLTLKEFGSLQSSQITPYVSMYWGSMMIGRWAGAITAFNLTKSTKNILLIIVPLVAFSIIIGVNTLAGFEMSHLYYYVVCIIIQIGAFYVSKEKPARTLIIFGLFGIIAMVVGLLSTGTVAIYSFLAGGLACSIMWSSIFSLSIVGLGKYTAQGSAFLVMMILGGGIIPPIQGKLADIIGIHNSYLLPLVGFVYIVFFAIAVRSVLKKQGINIDDIESEGGH, from the coding sequence ATGGAAAATAAACTTATCAAAACAAATTATCCAGCCCTATATACATTAATTATTGTATTTTTCTTTTGGGGTTTCATTGCAGCAGGAAATAGTGTATTTATTCCTTTTTGTAAAAACTACTTTCATTTAGACCAATTTCAATCCCAGTTGATTGACTTTGCCTTTTACACCGCGTATTATCTAGGTGCCTTATTATTATTTATTTTCAGTACATTCTCTGGAAAAGACTTAGTAGGTAGATGGGGGTATAAAAAAAGTATTGTCTATGGCTTACTTTTCTCCGCATTAGGAGCAGCAGCCATGATTGTCGCTGTAGAAGTCAATGTATACGTAGGTATGCTACTTGGCTTGTTCACGGTTGCATTAGGCTTCTCTCTCCAACAAACAGCTGCCAATCCATTCGCAGTCTTATTAGGAGATCCCAAAACTGGTTCTTCACGTGTCAATTTAGGTGGTGGAATCAATTCTTTTGGAACCACCATTGGACCATTGGTAATCGGTTTTGCACTATTTGGAACCTTCGAAACAATTTCAGACTCCGAAATTGCCAATTTACCCTTAGATAAAGTAGTATACCTATACATAGGTGTCGGTCTATTATTCTTGTTGGCTGCTAGTTTATTTTATTTTAGCAAAAAGGTGCCTGCAGGAATAAGTAACGAACCTATGGAAAAAGCGAATAAAGCGTTAAATACCCTAGTCATCATGACGATCTTGCTTTTCGCAATGTTTGCACCTGTTTTTTTAAGTTATAAAAGTGATGTAGCACTTCAATTGGAACAATTACAAGGACAATTGAAAAATCTAACAGACCAAGTTAGCATTGACGAATTAAAGCTTCATATAAAAGAAATCGCACATCCCCTAGAGATACAACGCATGTTGTGGTTAGCAGGAGCGTTAATAGTAGTGATTGGGGGTCTGATCTTTGCTAACGTAAAAGCACAGAAAAATCCAGAAGGATGGGGCGCGATGAAATACCCACAACTTGTGTTGGGTATGATTGCGTTATTCCTATACGTAGGAGTCGAAGTAGCCATCGGAAGTAATTTAGGTGAGCTACTTACCCTAAAGGAGTTCGGAAGTCTACAATCATCTCAAATCACACCCTATGTATCCATGTATTGGGGAAGTATGATGATAGGCCGATGGGCTGGTGCCATCACAGCATTTAACCTGACTAAATCAACGAAGAACATCTTACTGATCATTGTTCCATTAGTCGCATTCTCCATTATCATAGGAGTCAACACATTAGCAGGTTTCGAAATGTCTCACCTTTATTACTATGTTGTGTGTATCATTATCCAGATCGGCGCATTCTACGTGAGTAAAGAAAAACCTGCCAGAACATTAATTATCTTTGGATTATTTGGAATCATTGCCATGGTCGTAGGTCTTCTATCTACTGGCACTGTAGCCATATATTCTTTCTTAGCCGGAGGATTAGCTTGTTCTATTATGTGGTCATCTATCTTTAGTCTTTCAATTGTTGGTCTTGGAAAATATACAGCCCAAGGTTCAGCCTTCTTAGTAATGATGATTCTTGGTGGAGGTATCATCCCCCCTATCCAAGGAAAATTAGCAGATATAATAGGAATACACAATTCTTATTTACTTCCATTGGTCGGTTTCGTTTACATTGTATTTTTTGCCATTGCCGTAAGGTCCGTGTTGAAAAAACAAGGAATTAATATTGATGATATCGAATCAGAGGGAGGCCATTAA
- a CDS encoding N-acetylglucosamine kinase yields the protein MIIIADGGSTKTNWCLLDDSNKKIYFNTEGYNPYFVDSEYIVNSLRKGLPNDLPLEDIKEVNYYGAGVHNKEKADIVVKAIQEVFPKAQVEVGHDLLAAARALLGKESGFAAILGTGTNSCIYDGNEITYNIDSCAYILGDEGSGSYIGKKLLTDYIRDLMPQDVRKVFYDTYKITPDEIMDAVYTKPLANRFCASFSKFVYDNNVNIEYTRAIVDDAFEAFFRNLVSKYPNYQDYTFNCIGSVGYNFRNVLEEKAQQYGMKVGKILRSPIDDLVQFHINRATK from the coding sequence ATGATTATTATTGCTGACGGAGGATCAACGAAAACAAACTGGTGTTTGTTGGATGATTCAAACAAAAAAATTTACTTCAACACAGAAGGGTACAACCCATATTTTGTAGATAGCGAATACATCGTTAACTCTTTAAGAAAAGGTCTACCCAATGATTTACCTCTTGAAGATATCAAAGAGGTTAACTATTATGGGGCGGGGGTCCATAATAAAGAAAAAGCTGATATCGTTGTCAAAGCTATTCAGGAAGTATTTCCAAAGGCCCAAGTTGAAGTTGGACACGACTTATTAGCTGCAGCCAGAGCTTTACTAGGTAAAGAATCAGGATTTGCCGCTATCTTAGGAACGGGTACCAACTCTTGTATTTACGATGGAAATGAAATCACCTATAACATTGATTCTTGCGCATACATCTTAGGAGATGAGGGAAGTGGCAGTTATATCGGTAAAAAATTATTAACGGATTATATCCGCGACTTAATGCCTCAAGATGTTCGTAAAGTATTTTATGACACTTACAAAATCACTCCTGATGAAATCATGGACGCGGTATATACCAAACCATTAGCCAATCGTTTCTGCGCAAGCTTCAGCAAGTTTGTGTACGACAACAATGTTAATATTGAATACACACGCGCAATCGTAGATGATGCTTTCGAAGCATTTTTCAGAAACTTAGTGAGTAAATATCCAAATTACCAAGACTATACATTTAACTGTATTGGCTCTGTAGGTTACAATTTCCGCAATGTTTTGGAAGAAAAAGCGCAGCAATATGGAATGAAAGTTGGAAAAATATTACGCTCTCCTATTGATGATTTAGTTCAATTTCATATCAATAGAGCGACAAAATAG
- a CDS encoding phosphoglycerate kinase, giving the protein MKTVDNLNFANKKALIRVDFNVPLDDNFNITDDNRIQGATPTIKKVLNDGGAVILMSHLGRPKDGPTDKYSLKHIVSHLSQVLGVDVQFANDCIGEEAVEKAKNLKPGQVLLLENLRFYKEEEKGDVAFAEKLSKLGDVYVNDAFGTAHRAHASTAVVAQFFPDAKYFGYLMAAEIGNAEKVLNKAERPFTAIMGGAKVSDKLELIDALLDRVDNLIIGGGMAYTFVKARGGEIGKSLVELDKLDLARELVKKAAAKGVNLVLPTDAQIADKFSNDANVYDGPNDQIPADLEGLDIGKESGEAFAKIIESSKTILWNGPMGVFEFDTFAVGTRAVADAVVNATEKGAFSLIGGGDSAAAVSKFGMTEKVSYVSTGGGALLEYMEGKVLPGVKAIEG; this is encoded by the coding sequence ATGAAAACAGTAGATAATTTAAACTTCGCTAACAAAAAAGCGCTGATTCGTGTGGATTTTAATGTTCCTTTAGATGATAATTTTAATATTACAGATGACAATAGAATTCAAGGAGCTACTCCTACAATCAAAAAGGTATTAAATGATGGCGGGGCAGTTATCTTGATGTCGCATTTGGGAAGACCTAAGGATGGACCAACGGATAAGTATTCATTAAAACATATTGTATCACATTTATCTCAAGTTTTAGGAGTAGATGTTCAATTTGCCAATGATTGTATTGGTGAAGAAGCTGTTGAAAAGGCGAAAAACTTAAAACCTGGTCAAGTATTACTTTTAGAAAATCTTCGTTTTTATAAAGAAGAAGAAAAAGGCGATGTTGCTTTTGCAGAGAAATTATCGAAATTAGGTGATGTTTATGTTAATGATGCTTTTGGTACTGCACACCGTGCTCATGCTTCAACTGCTGTAGTTGCTCAGTTTTTCCCTGATGCAAAATACTTTGGTTATTTAATGGCTGCAGAAATTGGTAATGCGGAGAAAGTATTAAACAAAGCAGAACGTCCGTTTACTGCTATTATGGGTGGAGCTAAAGTTTCTGATAAATTGGAATTGATCGATGCTTTGTTGGATCGTGTCGATAATTTGATTATTGGTGGTGGTATGGCTTATACGTTTGTAAAAGCTCGCGGTGGAGAGATTGGAAAATCTTTAGTGGAATTAGATAAATTGGATTTAGCTAGAGAGCTTGTTAAAAAGGCTGCTGCTAAAGGCGTTAACTTAGTGTTGCCTACAGATGCTCAGATTGCGGATAAATTCTCTAACGATGCGAATGTATATGACGGACCTAATGATCAGATTCCTGCTGATCTAGAAGGTTTGGATATTGGTAAAGAGTCGGGTGAAGCTTTTGCTAAAATTATTGAATCATCTAAAACAATTCTATGGAATGGTCCTATGGGAGTTTTTGAATTTGATACTTTTGCTGTAGGAACGCGTGCTGTTGCTGATGCAGTGGTTAATGCAACTGAAAAAGGTGCTTTTTCATTGATTGGTGGAGGTGATTCTGCTGCTGCTGTTTCTAAATTTGGAATGACTGAAAAAGTAAGTTACGTATCCACTGGTGGTGGTGCTTTATTGGAATACATGGAAGGTAAGGTTTTACCAGGAGTGAAAGCAATCGAAGGATAA
- the folK gene encoding 2-amino-4-hydroxy-6-hydroxymethyldihydropteridine diphosphokinase produces MKSIYILLGANLGDRIAQLKGASEAIESSIGKITKASTIVETAAWGVEDQPSFLNQIIEVKTFLNPIEALETCQTIENKLGRVRSEKWGARVIDIDILYYEHDVVNLPNLQIPHPYIQERKFTLIPLVEIAPDYIHPILKKSNTELLSLCEDSLEVNIYQNHV; encoded by the coding sequence GTGAAAAGCATCTACATTTTATTAGGAGCAAACCTTGGTGACCGTATAGCGCAGTTAAAAGGTGCTTCCGAAGCCATTGAAAGTTCAATCGGAAAAATTACAAAGGCCTCTACAATAGTAGAAACCGCAGCTTGGGGAGTAGAAGATCAACCTAGTTTTTTAAATCAAATTATTGAGGTCAAAACCTTCCTCAACCCCATAGAAGCATTAGAAACATGTCAAACAATTGAAAACAAATTGGGAAGAGTACGTTCCGAAAAATGGGGAGCTCGAGTCATTGATATTGACATCTTATACTACGAGCATGATGTCGTAAACTTACCGAATCTACAAATTCCCCATCCTTACATTCAGGAAAGAAAATTTACCCTAATTCCGTTAGTGGAAATCGCACCAGATTATATACATCCAATTTTAAAAAAGAGCAATACAGAACTCTTATCTCTGTGCGAAGATTCATTGGAAGTAAATATTTATCAGAATCATGTATAA